Genomic window (Candidatus Thorarchaeota archaeon):
ATTCGAATTCTTTCTAGGTCTCCGTGGTTCACTCGTTTCGCATTCTCAAAAGGGAGAAAGAGGTGTCGCCACCCGTCTTCCATGCCAAGAGTTGTCTCATTGTCGAGGTCAACTTCGAAATAGCCCACTAAGCCAGTCAAAACACCCTCCTCCCTGATTTGGAATTCGAGTGTTTGGTCAACCTTCTCAGGGGGGGTTTGCTGGGAGAAATCAAATTCAGCCAAAAGTTCGGCTCCGCTTAACGGGGTGAACTGCTCCAGCCCGACTGTCTGTGGAGCCTTGGGAAAAGCAAGCCCGTTCCACTTGAATCGCTTTAGTACCGAATGACATACTACAGGAAATGCATACACCCGTGCCCCTTTGGGCAGAATCGTTCCTCCTTCTCGCAACAAGCTCGATGCAGCATGAAAAGAAGCCGTTACCTGTTGCTCCACAAGAAGCATCGAGGACAACATCTCACAGATAACAACATCAGCATCTTTTTCTGGTTTGAAATCCAGATAGTGTGTGGCTACGAATTCTACGGCTTCATCCAAATTATTCTCTTTCGTTGCCTGCCTCGCGTATGATATGGAGCTTGAGTTGATGTCTATTCCCGTCACTTTTTCTGCTCCGGCTTTAGCAGCCAAGAGTGAGAGTATACCTGAACCAGCACCCAGCTCAATAACGTAGTCGCCCTCGGTAACAGAGGTATCTATTGCATGTGCAAATTTTCGAATCCTGCTTTTCTGGGATAAAAGGCTCACAGCATGAAGCTTCGCAAACGGTGTGGCATACTTTTTGGCCTTCATGGTTTTCAAGCTGCCATAAGCTAATCTCTTTATAATCCGATTGACCAGCCTTCATGAAAGAAAGGCCAGCTGGATTCTCAGCCAGTATGGTACTCATCGATTAGCGGAGATTCAAATCAAGTGACTTCCGAGACC
Coding sequences:
- a CDS encoding 50S ribosomal protein L11 methyltransferase, which gives rise to MKAKKYATPFAKLHAVSLLSQKSRIRKFAHAIDTSVTEGDYVIELGAGSGILSLLAAKAGAEKVTGIDINSSSISYARQATKENNLDEAVEFVATHYLDFKPEKDADVVICEMLSSMLLVEQQVTASFHAASSLLREGGTILPKGARVYAFPVVCHSVLKRFKWNGLAFPKAPQTVGLEQFTPLSGAELLAEFDFSQQTPPEKVDQTLEFQIREEGVLTGLVGYFEVDLDNETTLGMEDGWRHLFLPFENAKRVNHGDLERIRIAYLPGQLDTLEIRLR